The sequence TGAAGCAGATACATCGCCGCGCCGACGCCGGCGCCGACCACGTCGGTGATCCAGCCGGGCTGGATCAGCAGCAGCGAAGCGGCGAAGATCACGGCGCGCTCGAACAAATTCAGATTGCGCAGCCAGTACCCCGCCGCCGCGAAGGACAGCAACACCGTACCGACGATCGCCGTCGCGGCCGGCACAGTGGTGTTGGCGACGGAGGCGTTGATCATCAGCAGCTCGGGGCTGTAGACGAAGAAATAGGGAATCAAAAATCCGGCTACGGCCAGACGCAGGGCGGTAAAACCGGTGCGCATCGGGTTGGCTCCGGCGATGCCGGCGCCGGCGTAGGCCGCCAGCGCCACCGGCGGCGTCAGGTCGGCGATGATGCCGTAGTAGAAGATGAACATGTGCGCCGCCAGCACGGGCACGCCGAATTTCTGAATGGCGGGCGCGGCCATCGAGGCCAGCACGATGTACTTGGCGGTCGTGGGCAGCCCCATGCCGAGCAGGATCGAAGTGACCATCGTCAGCACCAGCGTGAAAAACAGGTGCCCCCCGGCCAGCGAAACGATGCCGTTGGCGAGCTTCAGGCCGATGCCGGTCAGCGTCACGGAGCCGATCACGAGGCCGGCGCAGGCGCAGGCCGCGGCCACGCCAAGGGCACTGCGGGCGCCTTCGTCGAAAGCGGCGACGATGTCGCTCAGCCTCATGCGCGTGTTCTTGCGGCACATGGCCACGGCCACCGTCCAGAGAATGCTGTAGAACGCGGCCTTCAGCGGCGTATAGCCTTTGATCAGCATGTAAACGATGACGAACAGCGGGATCAGCAGGTGCCCGCCGGCCAGGAAGATCTTCTTCGTGTTGGGCAGCTGCTCTTTGGGCAGCCCCCGCAGACCGAGGCGCTTGGCTTCCATGTGGATCATGACGAACACGGCCATGTAGTACAGCAGGGCGGGGAGCACGGCGGCAATGGCGATCGTGATGTAGGGCACGCCGATGAAATCGGACATGATGAAAGCCGCCGCCCCCATGATCGGAGGCATCAGCTGGCCGCCCGTGGACGACGCCGCCTCGACCGCTCCGGCGAAGTGCGGCAGATAGCCGATGCTCTTCATCAACGGGATCGTGAACGTTCCCGTCGTCACCGTGTTGGCCACGGAACTGCCGGAAATCGTGCCGAAAAACGCCGACGAGATGACGGCCACTTTGGCCGGGCCGCCGGCCTGATGGCCGGCCGCGGCAAGGGCCAGATCGATGAAGAACTTGCCCAGCCCGGTCTTGTTCAGGAAAGCGCCAAACAGGATGAACATAAAGACGAAGGTCGAAGAGACGCCGACGGGCGAGCCGAGAATCCCTTCAGTGGTCAGGTACATATGATTGACGATGCGCGTCCAGCTGAAACCGCGGTGAGCGAGGAAGCCGGGCATGACCTTGCCGAAATGGGCGTAGAGCACGAAGGCCAGCGCGACAAGCACGATCGGCAGGCCGACGATACGGCGCGCCGCTTCGAACGTGAACAGAATCGCCAGAGCGCCGAAGATCAGGTCGAGCGTCGTCGGCAGCCCGCCGCGGTACAGAATCGCCTCGTAATTGACGACAAGATAAATCATCGTCGAACCGGCAAGAGCGGCCAGCAGCACGTCGAGCCAATGCATCGTCTTTCTGGAGAACGACGCGAACGAAGGATACAGCAGGAAAATCAGCACGAACGTGAAGAACACGTGCAAGGGACGCTGAATCTGGGCCGGCAGCACGCCAAAACCGGCCGTATAGAACTGGAACAGAGAAAAGACGATGCAGATGAGCTTGATCGCCTTGCCCCAGAAGCCGTCCGGACGGCGATAACGCGATTCCGTGTCGTACTTTTCGAGATTTTCCTGGACTGCGCTCTGGTCGCCGGCCACCGTGTCGGCATTCAGTTGCTTTTTCTCCTGCAGCAGCTCCGTCGCGCCTGACTCTTTCCTCATTTCATCCATATTCCCATACCCCCTTATACTCTCCACAGCATGTTCCGACATTTAAACTTCAGCAGTTCGGACAGATTTCCTTCGTGGACCGAGAACGTCAGCGGCTTCCCCGGAGCGGACACCCAATGTTTCAGCTTGAATTCATCCGTGCCGACAAACAGCGTGTGATCCGCCGCGACCTTGCTGATGCGGTAGGTCACGGCGGGGAGCCTCAGATGGAAGCCCCTGATGCGATACGCGCCGTCCTCGACCGTGAACGTCTGGCCATCCAGAGGCCCCGTCGGCAGCCCCGCGCCCATCATGTCGTAAACCGTTTCGCGCAGAATGGAGCAGTCCGGGGCGATCTCGTAGATCTCGTCCACCGGGCGCCGCGCCACCGAATGGATAAAACGCACCGTGTAGCGCTCTCCCAGCTTTACCGGACGCAGATAAACCACCGCTCCCCGTTCATCCGTCACGGTCAGATACTGCTGCGGCACGCAAAACAGGATCCCCGCGACAGCCACAAGCGAAAAGATGAAAAGAGACACACGCCCCAGGGATTTTTTCATGTTCACGTCCTCTCGTCCTCTCGTCCTCTCCTCCGCACGCCGCCGGCAGAATGAAAAGCCGCGCTTTTTCCTGAAAAAGCGGAAGGAGCCTTCCGACTCCTTCCGCTTGGGAAAGCTCCAGACTTCCGAGCCCTGCCTACTTGACCAGGCCGACCTCCTTGTAATACTTGAGGGCGCCGGGGTGAATGTCAAGCGTCATGCCGTCGAGAGCGTGCTCGAGCGTCAGATTCTTGCCCTTGGCGTGCGCGTTGCCAAGCGCTTCGAGGTTCTCGAAAATGGCCTTGGTGACGGCGTAGGCCTCGTCTTCCGACATGTCGCGGCGGGCCACAAGGCAGGCCTGCACGGCGATGGTCTCGACGTCGTGGTCAAGGCCGCTGTACGTGCCCTTCTCGATCACGGCCGGAGCGAAGAACGGATACTTGGCGATGATGTCGTCGCGAAGCTTGCCCTTGATCTCGAGGAACCGCAGCGGCTGAGACGTGACGATCTCCTGAATGCCCGAGTTGGGCGCGCCGGTCGTGAAGGTGAAACCGTCGATCAGGCGATCCTTGAAGTGCGACGTCGCCTCGGCGTAGGACAGGAAGTGAGGCGTAAACCCTACGTAATTGGCGCCGTCAAACAGGCCGATCTCGCCGAAAATCTGGCGGGCGTTCGCTTCGTTGCCGGAGCCGGGCGCGCCGACGGAAATATTCTTGCCCTTGAAGTCCTCCAGCGACTTGATGGCGCTGTCGGCGTTGACGGCAACCTGAATGTGCTCGGGATAAATGCGGCAGATGCCGGTCACGTTCGCCAGCGGCGCCTTGAAGAACATCACGCCGCGCTTGGCGTAATCGGCAGTATCGTTCTGCACCAGAGCCAGGTCGATGTCGCCGGCGTTGAGCAGATTCAGATTCTCGACGGAAGCCCCCGTCGCCTGGGCTACGCAGGCGACCTTGCCGTCGGAATGGTCGGTGATGATCTGGGAGATGGCGCCGCCCAGAGGATAATAGGTCCCCGACGTGCCGCCCGTGCCCATGATGAACTGGCTGGCCGCGAAAGCCGTCGAAGCGGCAAAAAGCCCCGCGAGCGCAACTGCCAAAACTCTTGATTTCTTCATCCGTATCCCCTCCACAGAATAAGATATGAATCTTCAGAGAAATGAATCTTCCCCTTGGCGTTATTATACATTTTTAACCCGGCTTTGAGAAGTCCCCGAACCAAAGTATACAATAGCAAACGTCCCTTGTATGAGAGACATTTCAAGCGGCGTTATGCGATTTCCTGTCGTGTTATTCCTCCCCGACGGCGCGGCGAGTTCCACATTTTACAGAACATTCCCCACGAGAATGTCAGCTTCTATAAAATCACGCGGTATTATATGCGTCGCGGCGTCTCCGCCACGACTCGCGAAACCGACGCCCGGAATATTCCCGGCGCGGAGATGAAAGAGCCTCGACCGGGGCGCCTCGCTCCATTGCCGCAAACCCTTTCGGCAACGGGAAATCATGCTCCCCAAAGGATCCCGGCGCCGCCGCAAACAACAAAGCGCGGAGAACCGTCGGTTCTCCGCGCTTTGTTCATCGATCGATATCCGGATCGCGTTTTTCCGCTAGAAGCCGACGGCCGCTCCCAAACGGCGGCTGTCGGCGCCGCCGTTGAGGAACTTGTCGGTGCCCTTGGCGTTCCAGTTGAACATGATGCCCTGGGCGCCGCCCGTGTACAGCGGTTCCTGCAGCGAGATCTTGTAGCCCATCAGTTCGAGCGTGTCAAGAAGCGCTTTGTCGTAGCGATCGTTTTCGGTTCTCATTTCGTTGCCGCTCTGATTATGGAAGCGCGCCGCTTCGATCGCCTCGTCCATCGTCATGCCGTGGTCGACGGCGTTCATGATGCACTGGGCCACGGCGGTGATGATGCGGGTCGCTCCGGGCGAACCGATGCTCATGAAAGGACGCCCTTCGGGATCGAGCACGATCGTGGGGCTCATGCAGGACAAAGGCCGCTTGCCGGGTTCGGGGGCGTTGACGCTTTCCGGATTGGAAGCGAAGTCGTCCATCTCGTCGTTGATCAGGAAACCGTACTCGGGCACGAACACGGAAGACCCCATGAAGAAGTTGATCGTGTTGGTCGAAGTGACGACGTTACCGAACTGATCGGCCACTGAGAAGCTGGAAGTCGAGAAACGCTCGTCTCCCATGCCGCCGAGGAAAGAAGTCTTCTCCGCCGTGTCGTACTTCCAGGGATCGCCCGCTTCCGGCTTGTCGACGATCGCGTCGGTGATCCTGCCGGCTTCTTCCTTGGCGTATTCCTTGGACTGCAGCCCCGCCAGCGGGACTTTGGCGTAAGCCGTGTCGGCCATGTACTTGCTGCGGTCGGCGAACATCATCTTCGTCGCCTCGCCGAAGACATGAACCTTCTTCGCGGACTTGAATCCCAGGTTCTTGACGTCGTAGTTTTCCATGATGTTGAGCAGCTGGACCACATGCGTGCCGCCGGACGACGCGGGAGGCACGGAATAAATCCGGTAGCCCCGATAGGTGCCGACGACGGGCTTGCGAACGTACATCCGATAGCTGGCAAGATCCTCCATGGTCATCTTGCCGCCGGTACGCTCCACGGCCCTGCAAATGGCCTCGCCGATCTCGCCCTTGTAGAACACGTCGATCCCCTTCTCGGCGATCAGGCGGAACGTTTTGGCCAGCGCCGGCTGTTTCAGAAGCGTGCCGCCCTCGATGGGCAGTCCGACCTCGTCGAAGAAAGGCAGCGTGCCGGGTTCGTTGAACTGGTTCAGCGTCTCGAAATGGTCCTGAATGAATCCCTTCTGGGCCGGGTCGGTGACGAAACCTTCCTCGGCCAGACGGATGGCTGGTTCGGCAACCTGGGCAAAGGTCATGGTGCCGTAGTTCTCGAGCGCGTAGGTCATGCCCTTCAGCCAGCCGGGCACGCCGACGGACTTGCCGCCGTAGGCCGACCACTTTTCCTTCTTGGCCTGCTCGGACGCGAACATATCCTTGGTGGCCGAAGCGGGAGCCTGCTCGCGGTAATCGAGGCAGATCACGTCTTTCGTCTTTTCCGAATAGAAGGTCATAAATCCGCCGCCGCCGATACCGGACGCGTTGAATTCCACGACGTTCAGCGCCAGAGCCGTGGCGACCGCCGCGTCGATAGCATTGCCGCCCTTCTGCAGGATCTCGACGCCGGCTTTGGCCGCCAGTTCGTGCGCCGCAGCCACCATGCCATGTTCGGCGTAAACATCCTTAACCTCCGCGGCGCCGGCCCCGCATGCAGCAGCGGCGACCAGAGCCAATGCCAACGTTGCGCCCAACTTCTTCATACCATTCCCTCCTTTGTATTTTGAGGCTGCAAAGCGCTCCGCAGCCTTGAAACCCAACTCCATAAAACAACTACCTCGCCGGAGCCAGCCAGGCGCCGAGCCCTTTTTCGTTGATCTCTTCATACGAAGGGATGCCCTCCACGACGATTTCCTTGCCGGGGCGCACGTCGCCAAGCAGTTCGATGTACTTGCTCATGGCTGCGACGTGGCGAGCCGTCCTCAATTCAAGCGGCTGCCGATCCTCGTAGGGGATGAACAGCACGCCGAGCTTGGCGGCTTTCATGTAGGCCTTGTCGTGCCCCGTGAGCACCAGCGCCTCATCGGTGTGGCCGCGCAGACGCCCCTGCGCCGGATTACCGGCTTCCATCAGGATCGGGATCACATTCGGACAGTGATCTCCCCACTCGCGGTGGCTCAAACCGCGAAAGTTCACCGGCGAAGGTTCGAGCCGCATGGGAATGCCCATCATCTCGAGTTCCATCGTGACCATCGCGGCCAGCTCCATGGAATGTTCATGGGCGACCGTCGCATTGATGACGGGGTATTCCGGCGAAGCTTCATGAAGGTCGAACGCCAGATCGACGTTTTCCTTGTTCAGCAGTTCGACGATGGCGAGGCCGACCAGCTGCGTCAGACCGTCGTTCCTCGTGCCGGGATAGGAACGGTTCAGATTGCTGCGCGAACCGCCGTCGAGTTTCTGACCGGAAGGATAGTGGATATACACGTCGGGCTCCGGCCACTGGTCGATTGGATTGGTGGCTCGCGAACCGTACTTGAACACCCGCGCCTTTCCTCCTTCCTGGGGAATGTGGAAGCGCTGGGGCGCCGCGTCTTGCGGCGAGTTGTGAGTGAACGCCGACATATTGGCGCAGGGCAGCACAATCAGGCGCCCCTTGTTCACCCGCGCGCGCTCAAGGTACATGACGGCGCCCATATAGCCGGCAGGCTCGTTAGGATGCGTGCCGCCCATAACGAAGACCGTGCCGCCCTCTTCGGCCCCTTTCTGAATGTAAACGGGCGTGTCGCCGTGAGTCCCCTTCAAGGCGGGTTCCCATTCGGACAGCATATGCCGTTCGAATCCCGACGCCGGATAAAAGACATCCGCCTTCCACATGGACATGAACGACTGCGCTGTCAGCCAGCAGATCAGTCCGACCAAGGCGCACAGCACGACAGCCGTGAAAGGACTGCCTTTGACCTTATAGCTCTCTTCCATCGCACCGGCCTCCTTACTTGATCATGAGCAGCCGGAGGACCAGCGGTATAAGCACCATCGCGCCGGTGACCTGCTTCCAGAACGAGCGCTCTTTGAACATGCAGCGCAGCACGAAGATCAGCACGAAGAGCACGATTCCTCTGTAGATTAGCGTCATCAGGCTCTCCCTCCCTATTTGAGCAAAGCAGCGATATCGTTGCTGCAAATGATGATCAGAATGCCCCAGACGTCGAGGATGAAGCTCGGCCAGAGACATTTTTTGAGGATCCTGAAATAGTTCTCCTCGTCAACCACCTGCGCGGCGAAAATACCGGCCAGCGCCGTCGGCGGCATCAAATCGCCCAGCGCAGCCACAAGGCTGAGAGCCGCCGCGACGACGACGGAATCCTTGCTGAGCATAGCCAACAGACAGGGAACTCCCAGCACAGAAGAAGCGCCGAAAGACGAGACCGCTCCGAACAGCGGGATGATCAGCGCAATGCCGAGATAGAGCGTCCAGCTCGGCAGGCTCAGCGTCGAGACGACAATAAAGCCCTGCACGCCGACCAGCGTCATGATCTGGATGAACATGCCCACGCCCATGAGGATGCCGAGCACGGGCAGACAGTCGTCGATCGCCTCGGTGACCGTGTCGACGAAGTTCCATTTCACTCCCGCGAAAAATCCCGCCGCCGCGGAAACGAGGAAGATCAGCGGCATGCCAAGGC is a genomic window of Pyramidobacter piscolens W5455 containing:
- a CDS encoding DUF1850 domain-containing protein, translated to MKKSLGRVSLFIFSLVAVAGILFCVPQQYLTVTDERGAVVYLRPVKLGERYTVRFIHSVARRPVDEIYEIAPDCSILRETVYDMMGAGLPTGPLDGQTFTVEDGAYRIRGFHLRLPAVTYRISKVAADHTLFVGTDEFKLKHWVSAPGKPLTFSVHEGNLSELLKFKCRNMLWRV
- a CDS encoding TRAP transporter permease; this translates as MDEMRKESGATELLQEKKQLNADTVAGDQSAVQENLEKYDTESRYRRPDGFWGKAIKLICIVFSLFQFYTAGFGVLPAQIQRPLHVFFTFVLIFLLYPSFASFSRKTMHWLDVLLAALAGSTMIYLVVNYEAILYRGGLPTTLDLIFGALAILFTFEAARRIVGLPIVLVALAFVLYAHFGKVMPGFLAHRGFSWTRIVNHMYLTTEGILGSPVGVSSTFVFMFILFGAFLNKTGLGKFFIDLALAAAGHQAGGPAKVAVISSAFFGTISGSSVANTVTTGTFTIPLMKSIGYLPHFAGAVEAASSTGGQLMPPIMGAAAFIMSDFIGVPYITIAIAAVLPALLYYMAVFVMIHMEAKRLGLRGLPKEQLPNTKKIFLAGGHLLIPLFVIVYMLIKGYTPLKAAFYSILWTVAVAMCRKNTRMRLSDIVAAFDEGARSALGVAAACACAGLVIGSVTLTGIGLKLANGIVSLAGGHLFFTLVLTMVTSILLGMGLPTTAKYIVLASMAAPAIQKFGVPVLAAHMFIFYYGIIADLTPPVALAAYAGAGIAGANPMRTGFTALRLAVAGFLIPYFFVYSPELLMINASVANTTVPAATAIVGTVLLSFAAAGYWLRNLNLFERAVIFAASLLLIQPGWITDVVGAGVGAAMYLLQKMTLKNKA
- a CDS encoding succinylglutamate desuccinylase/aspartoacylase family protein, which produces MEESYKVKGSPFTAVVLCALVGLICWLTAQSFMSMWKADVFYPASGFERHMLSEWEPALKGTHGDTPVYIQKGAEEGGTVFVMGGTHPNEPAGYMGAVMYLERARVNKGRLIVLPCANMSAFTHNSPQDAAPQRFHIPQEGGKARVFKYGSRATNPIDQWPEPDVYIHYPSGQKLDGGSRSNLNRSYPGTRNDGLTQLVGLAIVELLNKENVDLAFDLHEASPEYPVINATVAHEHSMELAAMVTMELEMMGIPMRLEPSPVNFRGLSHREWGDHCPNVIPILMEAGNPAQGRLRGHTDEALVLTGHDKAYMKAAKLGVLFIPYEDRQPLELRTARHVAAMSKYIELLGDVRPGKEIVVEGIPSYEEINEKGLGAWLAPAR
- a CDS encoding TAXI family TRAP transporter solute-binding subunit; the encoded protein is MKKSRVLAVALAGLFAASTAFAASQFIMGTGGTSGTYYPLGGAISQIITDHSDGKVACVAQATGASVENLNLLNAGDIDLALVQNDTADYAKRGVMFFKAPLANVTGICRIYPEHIQVAVNADSAIKSLEDFKGKNISVGAPGSGNEANARQIFGEIGLFDGANYVGFTPHFLSYAEATSHFKDRLIDGFTFTTGAPNSGIQEIVTSQPLRFLEIKGKLRDDIIAKYPFFAPAVIEKGTYSGLDHDVETIAVQACLVARRDMSEDEAYAVTKAIFENLEALGNAHAKGKNLTLEHALDGMTLDIHPGALKYYKEVGLVK
- the ggt gene encoding gamma-glutamyltransferase — translated: MKKLGATLALALVAAAACGAGAAEVKDVYAEHGMVAAAHELAAKAGVEILQKGGNAIDAAVATALALNVVEFNASGIGGGGFMTFYSEKTKDVICLDYREQAPASATKDMFASEQAKKEKWSAYGGKSVGVPGWLKGMTYALENYGTMTFAQVAEPAIRLAEEGFVTDPAQKGFIQDHFETLNQFNEPGTLPFFDEVGLPIEGGTLLKQPALAKTFRLIAEKGIDVFYKGEIGEAICRAVERTGGKMTMEDLASYRMYVRKPVVGTYRGYRIYSVPPASSGGTHVVQLLNIMENYDVKNLGFKSAKKVHVFGEATKMMFADRSKYMADTAYAKVPLAGLQSKEYAKEEAGRITDAIVDKPEAGDPWKYDTAEKTSFLGGMGDERFSTSSFSVADQFGNVVTSTNTINFFMGSSVFVPEYGFLINDEMDDFASNPESVNAPEPGKRPLSCMSPTIVLDPEGRPFMSIGSPGATRIITAVAQCIMNAVDHGMTMDEAIEAARFHNQSGNEMRTENDRYDKALLDTLELMGYKISLQEPLYTGGAQGIMFNWNAKGTDKFLNGGADSRRLGAAVGF